A stretch of DNA from Hoeflea ulvae:
TCAGCGCCACCGCGCAGCCGATCGGATGGCTGGAATAGGTCAGCCCGTGCGCAAACATCGCTTCGGGATGGTTTGAGGCGCGGAGGCCGTCGAGCAGCCGGTCCGAGACCACCATACCGCCGAGCGGGAAATAGCCCGAGGTCACGCCCTTGGCGAAGGTGATGATGTCCGGCACCACATCGAAACAGCTTTCCGAGGCAAAGACATGGCCGAGGCGGCCAAAGGCGGTCACCACCTCATCGACGATGAACAGGATGTCATTGGCGCTGCAGATGTCGCGGATGGCCTTGAAATAGCCCTCCGGCGGCACGATCACCCCGCCCGAGGCCATGATCGGCTCGCCGACAAAGGCGGCAATGTTCTCCGGTCCATGCTCGCGCACCGCGTCGGCAAATTCGGTGACGAGCCCGGCGCAAAAATCCTCAAGGCTCATGTCCCTGGGGCGGCGGAACGGATCCGGACACGACAGGCGGATCATCATCTCATCGGCAAAATCCATCCAGTTCCGCGAGCGCTGGCTGCCGTTCAGGCTGGCCGAGAGATAGGTGCTGCCATGATAGCCGCCATCCCGGCAGATGATCTTCTTCTTGCCCTCAAGCCCGCGCACATTGCTGTAGAATTGCGCAAAACGCAGCGCGCTCTCCACCGCGGTCGACCCACCGGTGGTGAAGAAAACGTGGTTGAGATCGCCCGGCGCGTGTTCGGCAATACGCCGCGCCAGTTCCGCCGAGGGCTCGTTGGTCGTGTACCAGGGCGAATTGTAGGACAGCTCCATCGCCTGTTCCTTGAGCGTCTCGGCCAGAACCTCGTTGCGGTGGCCGACATTGGTGCACCACATCCCGGCCGGGCCGTCGATCAGCCTGCGGCCGTTCTCGTCATGCACATAGACGCCCTCGCCCGACGCCAGCATGCCGCGCGCTTCCGCACCGATCGACCCCGCCGACGGCCAAGGCTGGACCAGGTGATCGACCGCCTCCTGGGTGGCCTTCTTGTAGAGATTGGCTTGCTTGTCGGACATGATGCGGAATTCCCGAAAGAGAGGCGCGACGCCGGATTTCAACAGCTTTCCAGCGCAATATGAACTCGTTATTGAATGGCTGTTCAATCAATTTGACAGAAAAACGGCTTGCATTCAACTCTCATTTGGCTTCAAATCATCGCGTCCGGTCACGGACCGAACCGGTCAAACCAGCAATCCGCATACAGGCTTTGAAACGGTCGGTGCTTCCGGAAATGGCGAGGAACTGCATTTGGAGTCATCTGCCCCGACATTGCCTGCTGCACGCCCCCGGGCCAGGCGCGGCTCTCGCGGTTCCTGCGCACGGAGACCGGCAAGGGCTGGCTGACCATCTCGCCGCCGCTGCTTTACGCCATGCTGCTGCTGATCGGGCCGATCATCGTCATCGTCGCAAACAGCTTCTGGTCGCAGGACTATCTGACCATCGATCACACATTCACGCTGAAGAATTACCAGGCCGCGCTGACCGAACCGATCTACCGCGATCTGCTGATGCGCTCGCTGTTTGTCTCGGTCACCGTCGCGGTCGTCACCGTCATCCTCGCCTATCCCGTGGCCTGGTTCGTGTCCTTTCATGGCGGTCGCTACAAGGGGCTCTGGCTGTTCATCATCACCGTGCCGTTCTGGTCGGGCTATCTGCTCAGGATCCTGTCGTGGAAGGTCATCCTGGGCTACAAGGGCGTGCTCAACACCGGTCTGCTCTATCTGGGCGTCATCACCGAGCCTCTGAGCACGCTGATCTACAACGTCAACGCCGTCATCATCACGCTGGCCCACAGCTGGGCGGCATTTGCCATCCTGCCGCTGTTCGTCTCGCTTGAAAAACTTGACCGCTCGCTGCTCGAGGCCGCGGCCGATCTCGGCGATGGTCCGGTGCGGCGGTTCCTGCGCATCACCCTGCCCCTGACCATGCCCGGCATCATCGCCGCGCTGATGATCGTGATGATCCCCACGGTCGGCGATTATGTCACGCCGAAACTGGTGGGCGGCAAGGACGGCGTGATGATCGCCAACGCCATCCAGGTGCAGTTCGGCAAGGCCTCGAACTGGCCGCTGGGCGCAGCGCTGGCGGTCTCCACCATGGTGATTGTATCGATCGTCGCAGGCGCGCTCGTGCTGCTGCTCGCGGGACTGAAGAGGCTTCTCAAATGAGGTTTCTGCCCTCCCCCAGACGGCTGCTGTCAACCTATGTGATCCTCTATGTGGCGATCCTGTATTTCCCGGTGCTGCTGCTGCCGATCTTCTCCTTCAACGATTCCGCCACGCCGAAACTGCCGCTCGTCGGCTTCACTTTCAAATGGTACGAGGGCCTGGCCGGCAATGCGGCGATGCAGGGCGCTGCCTGGAACTCGCTGCTGGTCGGCATCACCGCCGCTTTCGTGAGCACCATTTTGGGCATTTGCGCGGCCCGCGCCATCACCCGGCACCGCTTCCGCGGCAAGGGTGCCGCCAGCGGCCTGATCATGGCGCCGCTGATCCTGCCGGAGATCATCATCGCCATATCGCTGCTGGTGGTCATGCTCGGCCTGGGCCTGCAATTGTCGCTGTTCACCGTCATTCTTGGCCATCTGCTCATCTGCGTGCCCTATTCGGTCACGGTTCTGGTCTCCGGTTTCGAGGGCTTTGACCCCAGCATGGAGGAAGCCTCGCGCGATCTGGGCGAGACATCCTTCGGCACCCTGCGGCGGGTGACACTGCCGATGCTGGCGCCGTCGATCGTCTCCAGCCTGCTGGTGACGTTTACCATTTCACTGGACGAATTCATTCTCGCCTTCTTCCTCAGCGGCACCGAACCAACGCTGCCGGTCTATATCTGGGGACAATTGCGCTTTGCCGCCAAGCTGCCCAACGTGCTGGCGCTCGGCTCCATCCTGATTGCCGCATCGCTGGTGCTGCTCACGGTCGCGGAACTGTTCCGGCGGCGTGCCGAGCGGAAAATGGCGCTTCGCCCATGAGGAATACATCCGATGCGAAACCGCAACATCGCCAAGTGGACGGACAAGACATGAGCGCCTCGCCGATGATCGAAATCAACAATGTCGACAAGCTTTTCGGCACGTTCCGGGCGCTCGACACGCTCAACGCCACCATCGGCGAAGGCGAGTTCTTCTCGCTTCTCGGGCCGTCAGGCTGCGGCAAGACCACCTTGCTGCGCATGATCGGCGGATTTGACACTCCCACATCCGGAGACATCCTGATCGGTGGCAAATCCATGGCCGGCATCCCGCCGAACCTGCGGCCGACCAATATGGTGTTTCAGAGCTACGCCATTTTCCCGCATCTCAACGTGTTCGAAAACATCGCCTATGGCCTCAAGCGCCTGCGTCTCGGCCGTGCGGAAGAGGAGGCCCGGGTCAAGCAGGCGCTGGCCCAGGTCGAGCTCACCGGACTGGGGCCGAGAATGGGCAACCAGCTTTCCGGCGGCCAGCGCCAGCGCGTAGCCCTTGCCCGCGCCCTGGTAATGCGCCCGAAGGTGCTGCTGCTCGATGAACCGCTGTCGGCGCTCGACAAGAGCCTGCGCGAACAGATGCAGGTGGAACTCAGGCACCTGCAGCGCCAGATCGGCATCACCTTCGTGCTGGTCACCCATGACCAGTATGAGGCGCTGAGCATGTCGGACCGGATCGCGGTGATGTTTGCCGGCCAGATCGCCCAGATCGCCGAACCCAAGGAAATCTACCAGAACCCGGCCACCCGGCAGGTCGCCGATTTCCTCGGCGGCATGAATTTCCTCACCGCCTCCGAACTCTCCGTCAGCGGCAAGGAATTCAAGGCGGTCCTGCCAGGAATAGGCCCCATTACCGGGCATCTCTCCGGCAAGGCGATCTCCGATCCCTCAACGGCGATGATCGGCATCAGGCCCGAGCGTCTGCGCATTGTCTGGGAGGGCGAAAACGCCGAACAGATGATCAGCGGCAAGGTGGTCGACCGCAATTATTTTGGTGAAGTCACGTCGCTGCAGGTGTCCATCCCCGGGCAGGACGAGCATCTCTCGGTGGTCGAGACCAATGATTTCGGCGCCGACGACATCCCGACAGGCTCGGAGATTCGCCTCACCTATGACCGCGATGCCTTCATCATCATGCAGAGCTGAGCCGGCTGAACCGCACAAAAAAAGACGCCGGCAATGCGGCGTCCTTTTCAGTCTCGCGTCGGGAATGCCGGTTTGCGGCTCCCGCTTTACTCGTCGCCGCCAGCACCCGAAACATATTTGGCGCTGTAGGCCTTCTCGCCGAGCCGGTCGATCAGGCTGAGCTGCAATTCGAGCCAGGCCTTGTGGCCTTCCTCGTCGAGCACGATCTTTTCAAACAGTGTCCGTGTGCCGATGTCGCTTTCCTCGGTCGCATGCTGCGAGGCCCGGGTGTAGAATTCGATAGCCTCTTCCTCGTCGGCCAGATCTGACTTGAACATGTCGACCAGGGAGCTCGCCAGCTTGGGCTTCTTGTAGAACTGGAGTTCAGGCTCGCCGCGCAGGAACAGAATTCGCTCGATGAACAGGTCGGAATGGCCCAGTTCTTCGTGCAGTTCCTTGCGCATCTGGGCCGCCAGCTTGTCGAGGCCCCAATCGTCGAGAACATGCGAGTGCAGCTGATACTGATGCGCTGCGGTCAGTTCCATATGCAGTGCTTTCTGCAAATTTTTCATGGTTTCATTGTCAGCCATTCCGGTCACCTTTTCTCAATGCAAATTCATCAATGCAACACAAATGAATTGTGGCAGGAAAAGTTCCATCGCGGAACCGGAAACATTCAGATTTGACAATATGTCGCAAGAGGCCTGCCGCCGGGCGCGCACAAGGGCGCCCGGCATCTTGTCAGCGGATCAGATCAGTATCCGGCCTTGATCTTCTCGAATTCGGCAATCATCTTCTGCTTCAGCTCGACCGGCACCGGCGACTGGAACAGCGTCTTGTCGACAAAGGCCGAAACGTCGCCATAGCCTGCGCCGTCCAGCGTTTCCGCATCGATTTCCGCCATGCCCTTGGCATTGGAATGGCCATAGCCCCACTCGGTCACCAGATAGGACGACACTGCCGGATCAAGCGTGGCATTGAGATAGTCATAGGCCTTGTCTTCATTGCCTTCGCCGCCTTCCAGCAGCACGTAACCGCAGACCCAGGTCGACAGGCCTTCGTCGGTGTCCTTCTTGATCGCAACCGGCACGTCATCGGCCATCAGCGTGGTGGCAGTTTCGTTCCAGGCCCAGGCCAGATCGACTTCCTCGCCGGCCATGGCCTGGCTCAGCTCGGTGTTGTCGGTCCAGTACAGCCGCACATTCTTGTGCACCTCGCGCAGGAAAGCCGAGGCTTCGTCAAATTGCGCGTCGGTCATTTTCGCCCAGTCGGTCAGCCCGATGGCAAGCGAGGCCAGCGCATAGGCATCATCGACATTGTCGCCGATCGACACGCGGTCCTTGAACTTCGGATCGGCAAAGGCTGCGAGCGACTGGATATCGGCCTCATCCACCTTGTCGGTCCGGTAGGTGACTGCGGTGTTGCCCCAGTCGAACGGCACCATCCAGGCCTTGCCGTCTTCCGTCGTCATCAGGTCCTTCATCGAATGGAACCCGGGCAGGATATTGTCCCATTCCGGAATCCGCGAGGTATCAAGCGGCTTGAGCAGCCCGGCATCGCGCCATTTCACCACGCTTTGCGAGCACGGATGCCCGACATCGGATGTGAAGCCGGTCCGGAGTTTCTGGAAGGCTTCCTCCTCGTCGCCGAAAAATGCAAAGACCGGGGAAACTTCATGCTTGGCGACATAGGCGGGATGGAACGCCGGATCCTCATAACCCGACCAGTCAAACACGGTGAGCTCGCTGTCTGCGGCCGATGCCAGCGGTGCCGCACTGAGCGACAAGGCGACGGCAAAACCCGAAATCAACCCTCTGGAAAGTGCATGATGCATTGGTATCTCCTTTATTGTTCTTCTGCTTGAATTTTCAACGGCGAACCGTCGGCTGCGAAGTGTTTTGGAAATATCGTGCACAGCATGTCGAGCACGACCCGTAGCGCGGATTCGCGCTTGTAGTCCTTGCCGAACAGCATCATCCGCAGCCACAGGCCCTCCTGCATGGCGTAGATCGCGTCGGCTGTGCTCTGTGCGTCAAAAACATACCCGCCCTCCTGCTTGGCGGCGGCGCAGACCGAGGCCAGCGTGGTGCGGTAATTGGCATCCCGCTCCCAGGCCAGCTTGTGATAGGTCGGCCGTGACTTGGCCTCGGTGATCAGCGCAAACCAGGCCGCCAGCTTGCGATGGGTGCAGATTTTCCGGTCAAGATCGGCCGTCACCATCGCCAGCAATTGCGACGCGGTGTCGGTGTCCGCCTTCTTCACCAAGGCCAGCCAGTGGGCCGTGTATTCGTCTTGCAGATAGCGGATGGTTTCGCTCAGCAGGTTGTCCTTGCTGGTGAAATGGAAATTGACAATCCCGCGCGACAGCCCGGCGCCGTCAGCCACGTCTGCAAGCGTGGTGGCCGCGTAGCCGCGCTTGGCCAGGGAATCGATCGTGGCGTTGATCAGCTGCTCCCGCCGCAGCGCCTTGGGCTCGCGCCGTCTGGCAGATTCCGTGACCGGCTTGCCCGGATTGGCTGTCTCTTCTTCAGGGTCTTGGCTCAGAACATTCTTCCTTCTTCATAAGCGGAGCGGTTCATCAGGTCTGGTGCCGAACACATGGGTGGGGCAATGTTCGCCGCTGTCGAGCACCGTCTGCATGGCGCTCCAGGTCCTGATGTTCTTGTCGACATAATCGGCGCCAACGGCATCTGCGACGGGCGCATAGAGCGGCCCCTTGAGCCGTTCCAGTTCCCCGCGAGCGACCTCGCGATACCAGCCATTCCGGTTGACGGTCCGGATGTCAGTAAAACCGGCCGATGCCATCGCCGCCTCGTAGCGCACAGCTGACGCCATTCCGAAACTCAGGCCTTCGGCCGCAAGATATGTCACCATCGCCTCGGACGGAGCGCCGTCATGCGATGTCAGCCAGTCGCTGGCCGCGAACCGTCCGCCCGGTTTGAGCACGCGGAAAATATCGGCAAACAGCGCTTCCTTGTCAGCCACGTGAATGAGCGCGTCCTTGGAAAACACCACGTCAAAACTCTGATCCGCAAAGGGCAGCACCCCTGGTGCGCCGCGCACGAAGCGGGCCTTGTCCTGCAGCCCCTGCTCGCGGGCGCGTCTGTTCGCCAGATCGACAACCGGCTGTTCCACGTCAAAACCGATGATGCTTTCTGGCTGGTACGCGCGCGCCAGAAACAGCGTGATGCCGCCGGATCCGCAGCCGATATCGAGCACATTCTTGCCGCCAAGATCAACATCGGCAACCACCGCGCGGACCTCCTCCGGTCCTCCCGGCGACAAGAACCCCTCCCCCCACAGCGCCTCCAGAAACCGGATCGCCCTGTCGTCATATTCAGGCGCAGGGTCCGGCACATGGCCGGCCTGCAACTTCATGGTCGGATGGGAGACGCCATCTGTCATGATGGGGTGTGGTCCTCGCTCAATCGATTTGGCGAATTATTGGCGCAACAGACCCGATTTGCAACCTGTTTGTTGAACGTTCATTCAATAGCTGCCCGGAGCAAACCGCCTGTCACGTCTTAGACATGGTTTGCGCGACGGGGGTTTTGCTCAGATCTGGTCGGCGTGATGGGGCAGCAGAAGCCGCAGATGCGCCAGCGCCGACTCGAGCGCTTCCGCACGAGTAATCGGGAAACCCTGCATGTGCATCTGCAGCCAGAGACCGTCGGTGAAGGCATCGATGGAATTGGTCAGCAGCACCGGGTCGGGTCCACCCGAGCTCTCCACCAGATCCCGGCAACTGGCAAGCATGGCCTCGTAGCGCGCCACCTCCGCCTCGACGCAGATCTTGCTGTAGAGCGGTTTGGCGCCGGCCTCCCCCCAGAAGGAAAACCACAGCGCCAGCTTCTTGCGGCTGCAGATAGACGGGCTGAAATCCGCGCGGATCAGACCAAGAATGCGGGTCAGCGGATCGGGTGCTGCAAAGGCCGCGCTCCAGGCCTGTTCATATTCCTGCAGCAGGCGCGACAGCGTTTCCCTGAGCAGGCCGTCTTTGGATTTGAAGTGAAACACCAGCGCGCCCTGGGACACCCCGGCAGCCGCCGAGACATTGGCAAACGTGGTGCCGCTGATGCCGTGGCGGGCCACCACATCCACCACCGCCTCGATCATCCGCGCCTGCGTCTTGAGGCTCGTCGGGGAAATTTTTGGATCATCAGCCTGTCGCACCATGCCCCTTGTCTAGCGCACCGTCTGGAAAGTTGACAGAATATTTTTTTGACTGAACGCTCAGTTTATTCTAGCCTGCCTTTTTCCAATGCGAGGCGGATCATGAGATATGACGCGATCATCGTGGGCGCGGGCCACAACGGCCTCACCGCCGCCTGTTTCATGGCCCGGGCCGGGCTGAAGACCCTGATCGTCGAGAAGGAGAATCATGTCGGCGGCGCCGCCGTCAGCCTGTCGCTGACACCCGGCTGGACCTATTCCAACTGCTCCTATGTCTGCTCGCTGCTCCGCCCCGAAATCATCCGCGCACTGGAATTGCCCAAGCACGGCCTGCAGGTCATCCCCTATGAGGGCGGCGGCGTGTTCAATTCCAAAGGCGAGTATTTCGCCTATATGTCCGACCATGACGCGCTGCGCCGCGAGCTGATCCGCCATTCGCCGCGCGATGCCGATGGCTATGAGCGCTATTCCCGCGCGGTGATGCGCCAGTGCAAATTCATCAAGCCGCTGCTGTTGCGCACCGCACCCGACCCTGCCTCGCTGAAGCCCCGCGACATCTCCGAGCTGCTCTATATCCTCAAGCGGTTTCACAATCTCGGCGCCCGCGAGATGGCCGAGACCGTCCGCTTCTGGACCATGTCGATTGCCGAATATCTCGACCAGTATTTCGAAACCCCGATGGTCAAGGCCTATATCGCCGGCTCCGGCATCATCGGCACCGGCCTGGGCCCCTATTCCCCCGGCACGGCCTATGTTCTGCTGCATCACTACATGGGCGAAGTCGACGGCGCGATCGGCGCCTGGGGCTTTGCCCGCGGCGGCATGGGCTCGATCACCCAGGCCATGGCGCGCTCGTTCGAGGCTTCGGGTGGCGAAATCCGCACCGGCTCGGGCCTCGATCATTTCACCGTGCGCGACGGCAAGGTGCGCGGCGTAGTGCTCGAAAATGGCGACGAGCTTGAGGCTGAAACAGTGGTCTCGGGCATGGATGTGCGCCGCACCTTCATCGACCACACCACGGAAAAGGAATTACCGCAGGATTTCGTCAAGGGCGTCAAGCGCTACCGCTTTCGCGGCTCCTCGGGAAAGCTCAATGTCGCACTCGACGACATGCCCACCTTCACCGGCGCGCCGAAAGACGCCGCGTTCCTGCGGGGCGACCTGCATTTCCTCGACGACATGGCCGAGATCGAACGTGCCTATGATGACTGGAAGGACGGAAAATGGTCGGCCAGCCCCTATGTCGATTTCCTGATCCCGACCCAGATCGACCCGACCATGGCCCCGCCCGGCAAGCACTATGCCACCATCTTCGTGCAATACGCGCCCTATGAGCTGGCGAACGGCGAATGGAATGATGCCAACCGCGAGGCTTTTGCAGAAACCGTGATCTCCAAGATCGAGCGCCACAGCCCGGATTTCCGCAAGCTGATCGTGCACAAGGAAATCCGCACGCCGAAGGACATCGAGGATCAGGTCGGCCTCACCGAGGGCAATATCTTCCGGGGCGAGCTCACCTTCGACCAGCTTCTGTTCAATCGCCCGGTGCCCGGTTACGCCCAGTATCGCTCGCCGATCAAGGGGCTCTATATGTGCGGGTCCTCCACCCATCCCGGCGGCGGCGTCATGGGCGCGCCCGGCGCCAATGCGGCGCGCGAAGTGCTGAGCGACCTTGGCCACAAGATCGACATGGGGTTGTCGGCATGAGCGCGCGCTACGACGCCATCATCATCGGCGCCGGCCACAATGGCCTGGTTGCCGCAGCCATGCTCGCCCGCAAGGGCCGCAAGGTGCTGGTGCTCGAAGCCCGCGATCATCTCGGCGGCATGCTCGGCGACGCCGATTTCCGCGTCGCCCCCCTGCCCTACGCGCTTCGCCCGGAGATCATCCGATCGCTCGGTCTCCCCGCCCAATTGATGGGAACTTCAAAACCGGTCGAGACCATCTCCTTCAATCCCGACGGGCCATCGGTCACGGTTCTGGGCGCACGCACCATCGGCCTCGCCCCGGAGGTAGCGCAAACCTACGCAACACTTCGCGCCCGCCTCGGCCGCCAGGCCAAGGCACTGGGCGTGATGATGCTTGAGCCCCCGCCGGGACTGGGCAAGGCCAGTCTTGGCGAGATGACGGGTCTCGCCCGCATGGCGTTGAAAATGCGGCTGCTCGGCAAGACCGAAATGCGTGATCTGTTGCGCATCATCCTCTCCAATGTCTGGGATTTGCTCAACGACGAAATCGGCGACGGACCGCTGGCCGGTGCTCTGGCCATGGACGCCACGCTTGGCGGCGCCATGGGCCCGCGCTCCCCCGGCACGGTTCTGACATTGCTCTACCGCATGGCCTCTCACTCCGCCCATGGCCATGGGTTGCGGGTCATGCCCGAAGGCGGACCGGACGCGCTGGTCAAGGCCCTGAGCGATTGCGTCACCGCCGCCGGCGGGGAAATCCGCACCGGCACGCCAGTGGAGAAGATCCTGGTCGATCAGGACAAGACGGCAGGCGTGCGGCTGCAGTCCGGTGAGGAAATCGCGGCACCGCTGGTGCTCTCGAACGTGTCTCCGAAAACCACGCTGATGACGCTTCTCGGCGTCGAGCATCTCGATGGCGAATTCGTCCGTCGCTGCCGCAACATGGCGTCGAAGGGCATGGTCAGCCGGCTGGATTTCGACATCGCGCAAGCACCTACACTCGGTAGTGGCAGCACATTGCAAAACGGCCAGCGGCTGATGATCGCGCCCGGCATGCATGCCATCGAGACCGCTTTCAACGCCGCCAAATATGGCGATCTGCCGGAGCGTCCGGTGCTGGAAGCCAGCTATGACGCGGCCGCCAACCGGCTCTGTGTCAGCGCCCAGTTCACGCCTCATGATCTCACCGGCGGCTGGACGGACGATGTCAAGGCAAGACTTTCAGCTTCGGTTCTGGCCGTCCTGGAAGACGCCCTTCCGGGGCTCTCGTCCGCAGTCACCGCCAGCCGGGTGATGTCGCCCGTCGATATCGAAACCGGCTATGGCGCCGCCGGCGGGCACTGGCATCATGGCGAGCTGCGGGTCGACCAGCTGTTGATGCTGCGTCCCTTCGATGGCGCCGCCCAATACCGCATGCCGGTGGCGGGTCTGTATCTTTGCGGCGCCGGCGCCCATCCCGGAGGCGACATTTCCGGCGCTCCCGGCTTCAATGCGGCCCGCGCTGCGCTGCGCGACGGGAGAAACTGAAATGACAGCCACTGCAGAACCCGTCGCACAGGTCGTCTCGGGCCTGAAATCCGGCCCTTTCCATGATCGTCTGGTCGCCCACAACCGCCAGCAGGCCTGGATGAACTGGATGGGCTATGCCTCACCGTCGGTGCTCGACAGCGTCGAGTTCGAGTATTTCGCCATCCGCAACCAGTCGACGCTGTTCGACATTTCGCCGATGTGCAAATACGCCATCACCGGCCCGGACGCCGAGGCCGTGCTCAACCGGCTGGTCACCCGCGACATCCGCAAGCTCAAGCCGGGACGCGTCGCCTATTGCATCTGGTTAGACGAGGACGGCCAGGTCGTCGATGACGGCACCGTCTTCCGGCTTTCGGAAACGGAATTCCGGCTCTGCTGCCAGGAGCCGCAACTGTCCTGGCTCGAAGACATCGCCTGGGGTTTCGATGTTTCCATCAGCGATGTCACCCGCGACATCGCCGGCCTGGCTCTTCAGGGCCCGACCAGTTGTGCGCTGCTCAAGGATCTGGGGCTTGCGGGCATCGAGACGCTCAAAACCTTTGGCATCGCCGAGTTTGCAATCGGCGGCGCTGACGTCACCATTTCCCGCACCGGCTTTACCGGCGATCTAGGCTATGAACTCTGGATCGCGCCCGCTGATGCGCTCACCATCTGGGATGCACTGATGGGCGCTGGCAAGCTTCGCGGCCTGCGCGTCATCGGCTATGAAGCGCTGGACATGGCGCGCATCGAAGCCGGCTTCCTGTTGCCGAAGGTTGATTTCCTCTCGGCGCAGACCGTGCTGAGGCCCGACCGTGCCAACACACCCTATGAACTTGGCCTTGAATGGCTGGTGACGCTCGACAAGCCGCATTTCAACGGCCGCCGGGCCCTCCTCGATCTGTCCGGGCAGACACCGCCCCGCAAATTGGTGGCGATCGAGATCGAGCGCGACAAGCCGGCCCACAACGCGCTCGTCTACCACAAGAAGTCTCGCGAGGTGGGCATGGTGACATCGGCCTTGTGGTCGCCCACCTGCAAGCGCAATATTGCCTATGCTTGGCTCGACGCGCCCTATGGCCAGTCGGTCACCACTGACCTCTGGGTCGA
This window harbors:
- a CDS encoding phytoene desaturase family protein yields the protein MTERSVYSSLPFSNARRIMRYDAIIVGAGHNGLTAACFMARAGLKTLIVEKENHVGGAAVSLSLTPGWTYSNCSYVCSLLRPEIIRALELPKHGLQVIPYEGGGVFNSKGEYFAYMSDHDALRRELIRHSPRDADGYERYSRAVMRQCKFIKPLLLRTAPDPASLKPRDISELLYILKRFHNLGAREMAETVRFWTMSIAEYLDQYFETPMVKAYIAGSGIIGTGLGPYSPGTAYVLLHHYMGEVDGAIGAWGFARGGMGSITQAMARSFEASGGEIRTGSGLDHFTVRDGKVRGVVLENGDELEAETVVSGMDVRRTFIDHTTEKELPQDFVKGVKRYRFRGSSGKLNVALDDMPTFTGAPKDAAFLRGDLHFLDDMAEIERAYDDWKDGKWSASPYVDFLIPTQIDPTMAPPGKHYATIFVQYAPYELANGEWNDANREAFAETVISKIERHSPDFRKLIVHKEIRTPKDIEDQVGLTEGNIFRGELTFDQLLFNRPVPGYAQYRSPIKGLYMCGSSTHPGGGVMGAPGANAAREVLSDLGHKIDMGLSA
- a CDS encoding phytoene desaturase family protein, with the protein product MSARYDAIIIGAGHNGLVAAAMLARKGRKVLVLEARDHLGGMLGDADFRVAPLPYALRPEIIRSLGLPAQLMGTSKPVETISFNPDGPSVTVLGARTIGLAPEVAQTYATLRARLGRQAKALGVMMLEPPPGLGKASLGEMTGLARMALKMRLLGKTEMRDLLRIILSNVWDLLNDEIGDGPLAGALAMDATLGGAMGPRSPGTVLTLLYRMASHSAHGHGLRVMPEGGPDALVKALSDCVTAAGGEIRTGTPVEKILVDQDKTAGVRLQSGEEIAAPLVLSNVSPKTTLMTLLGVEHLDGEFVRRCRNMASKGMVSRLDFDIAQAPTLGSGSTLQNGQRLMIAPGMHAIETAFNAAKYGDLPERPVLEASYDAAANRLCVSAQFTPHDLTGGWTDDVKARLSASVLAVLEDALPGLSSAVTASRVMSPVDIETGYGAAGGHWHHGELRVDQLLMLRPFDGAAQYRMPVAGLYLCGAGAHPGGDISGAPGFNAARAALRDGRN
- a CDS encoding aminomethyltransferase family protein, encoding MTATAEPVAQVVSGLKSGPFHDRLVAHNRQQAWMNWMGYASPSVLDSVEFEYFAIRNQSTLFDISPMCKYAITGPDAEAVLNRLVTRDIRKLKPGRVAYCIWLDEDGQVVDDGTVFRLSETEFRLCCQEPQLSWLEDIAWGFDVSISDVTRDIAGLALQGPTSCALLKDLGLAGIETLKTFGIAEFAIGGADVTISRTGFTGDLGYELWIAPADALTIWDALMGAGKLRGLRVIGYEALDMARIEAGFLLPKVDFLSAQTVLRPDRANTPYELGLEWLVTLDKPHFNGRRALLDLSGQTPPRKLVAIEIERDKPAHNALVYHKKSREVGMVTSALWSPTCKRNIAYAWLDAPYGQSVTTDLWVEIYLQKEIRWQRRMARCHPASRPFFSHPRRTATPPADY